TCATCATCTGCAAACTCAAATGGAATATTAAAAAATTTATCACTAAAATATGAATCTTGTTCAATTACCTCTGTACTCAAAATAATCGTTTCATTTGAACTGATCCTACTTCCTCGAGGAAATTGGAAAAACAGAGAGCTCTTGCTTGTTATATTAAACAAATCTAGATTAATGATAGAATTCGAATTATTTCTCATTTTAAAATAGTAATGTAATCCTGAATTTTTCATCTCAATAAACTCAAGGTCGTTTAATTTTTCTTCTAATCCTTTCTCAAAACTATTTAATGGGAATTGCAAAATACTCATATAGAAACTACCATGAGCAGGAAAATTATAATCTCCAGTATTGAAAAAATATGGATATTTTTTATCACCTAGATTTTCATATGGGATAGAAACGCCAAAAATATTATCACCTTCAAGAAAATCATCGTGAAGACCATCATCATACATAACAAAATTTTCAATATAAGGACCAGTATTAAAATCAATTTGATCATAATTTTTAATCAGTTTAAGATTTACGCTATTAGCTGGTAATTTTTTTGAGCTAATATTGAAAATTAATTTTTGGTTATCTTCTGATTTATAGCACTTTGAATGACTTAAAAAATCCACTTCTATATTGAGTTCGTTTATATATTGCTTCCTATTTGATATAAATGAACTTAAGTCAGAAATACTTCTATTAAATGAACCTTCATCACCGACTTGTGAAGTATCATTTACAGCTTCTTCGTAGATAAAACTATGGTTAGCTATCATAATATTTTCTATCTCATCAAACTTTATGTTAACAATCTCCAAAAGCTTATCTTTAAATCTGGTTAACAGGTCTTCATTTTTTAGCAAAATCATAAGTAAAGAGTTTACTCTTACTGCTGAATTCCATTTATGCTGGGAAAAATATTCGTTAAAATAACCTTCCCAAGTATTCCCCCAAGTTGCATCATTATCCCATGGAACAATCCCAGCTTTACCATCTTCTGTAAAGTATAAAAACAAATTTTTATCTGCACAATCTAAACTCACTATAGCAGAAACCACTGCAAAATAACTTAAAACTTGATCTGAAAAAATTACATCGTCAAAAAAATCAACTTCTAAACTATCATTTTCATCAAAGTTTTTATAAAGTCTGTTTAATAACCTTTGAATATCAATATAATTAAAATCTTGTCCCTCTTTCTTATCCCATGAAGTCAGCAAGTTTGTTCTATTAATTATTGGGGAAAAATTCCCTCCGTGATCAATGGCTTTATAAAGCGAACTTAGTTTTATATCTCTTTTCTCAAAAAAAACATCGTCAATATTTTCTACATCGTTAAACAATCCCATGTAATTGTTGTTAACGTATAATTTGCAATAAGAAATTTCAGGAACAATGAGCCCCATTTTATCAAACAGTTTCATTGATAAATAATTTCTCATAAGAGAGCTATCTCTGTACTCAGCATTAAAATTGAATTCCTTCACTTTAAACTCTTCATTCAAATCAGAAAATTTTATTTTCCATGATTTCTTAGGTAAAGGTCTAGAACTACCACCTCTAAATCTAACTTTACAATCATGATAAGAACCATTTTCTAACTTAATTTTAGCTTGATAGTAAGTATCCAAATATGGATTCTCATACAATGAATTTAAATCATCTTCATTTATTTTTATAAAGTAACTATTTATCACATCTTTTGAAAACAAACTTATCTGAATCATAATAATTAAAACTATCAAGTATCTCATAAATCCTCGCAATAAGATTGTAACAATTATAATTAAATTAAAGCCAATGTCAATTGTTATTAATAAAAAACAACTCTTATTAAATATTTGTGTTAAGTTCCATTACTCGATAACTTTTAACACTTCTTGCACAGCTTCAACATCCTCTTCTTTGACCATAATAATTATGGGTCCAACCAAAGGGTTATAACCAGCTCCAATAATTCCCACACCAAAAAGATTTTGTATATTTTCATTGGAAACAAGAAAGTGAATACCCATCGATTCTAGTTTTGAAATAAAAACAATATAATCTGCTTCACTTAGTGGTGAATAAACAGGTATATACTTACTTTCTGTTTCCATAATACTCTTTCAAATTACAATCTTTTTAAAATAATCTTATTAATTCTCGCTACCATCTCATTGTGAACTTTTGTGAGATCTTCCATTCTTACAGGATTATCACCATCTATTAACAGTGGATCTAGTTCTCCACTAAAAATAGCTCTAATATAATTCTTTGTGATTGAAGACATACCTTTTAACGAAATAGCTAATTTAGTTCTGTCATAATCAGCCAAAGCTTCTTTTATGATTTCACTTTCAACTTCAATAATCTCCTCCACATCGAACAATTTATTGGAAAGAATACTGTGAAGTTCTGTATCTGAGGTTTTAAGCATAGCCATTATGTCTGTAAATTCATCAAAAGAAGTTTCCTTTAAAACTAGCTCATAGAAATTCTCAGTATCTTCGATCTGTCTGTAATTTATTTCCAAAAAAGCAACTATTTGATTCCACAACGCGGCATCAACTTTACCATTTCTAGCGATGGCTCTAATATATTTACCTTTTATATCATCAGGTAAAAGCCTCAAAAAATCAATCTTATGCATTATGATCTCCATAGTTAGTTATACATCTACTAAAATAAGATTTTTATTAACTAAAATCCATAAATTTCAAATGTTTTTTATTTCACAAATCGATATTTAAAGATCATACTTGAAAAAATCAAATTTATACATCATATATAAGAATGGATTAGAAAAAAACATTCTTATGGCATCGTATCTTTAATACATTCTCTTAAATTTTAATAATTGCTTTTTTGTGGTTAATTATTTATCTTCGTAAATTCTGATGATGAGGTCAGAATTGAAAAAAAAGAAGGTTGCGTAATGTTTGAAGATCTAAGTAATAAACTAGAAGGTGTTTTTAAAAGAATCAAGGGTCAACACAGAATAAGTGAGAGCAATGTAAAAGAAGCCCTTCGTGAAGTAAGAGTTGCTCTACTGGAAGCTGACGTTAACTTTATTGTAGTAAAAAACTTCATCAAAAGAGTAACCGAAAAAGCTGTTGGTACAGAAGTATTATCCAAAGTCGCTCCTGGTCAGCAAATTATTAAAATAATTAATGACGAACTGATTGCGATACTGGGAGGAGAATCAAACGAAATTACTTTTTCAAAAAGTGGTCCAACAATACTTATGATGGCAGGTCTTCAAGGTTCAGGAAAGACAACCCATACAGCGAAAATTGCTACATTTATCAGAAAAAAATATAAGAAGAAGCCTTTGATGGTAGCTGCGGATATTTACAGACCTGCAGCCATTGACCAATTGATTACATTGGGGAAACAATTAAGTATTCCAGTTTTCAGTGATGGAGTTAAAGATGTGGTTGATATTGCTAAAGGTGCTCTTCAGTACGCGAACGAAAATAAATTAGATTTCATTATCATAGATACTGCTGGTCGTCTTCATATCGATGATGATATGATGAATGAACTAGTAAGATTAAAAGAGTTTGTCAATCCTACTGAGATTCTTTTCGTAGCAGACAGTATGATTGGTCAAGATGCCGTTACTACTGCTAAAGAGTTTCATGATCGCTTAAATTTTGATGGAATAATTCTGACAAAAATGGATGGCGATGCTAGAGGTGGTGCTGCTTTATCAATTAAAGAAGTCACTGGAAAACCTATAAAATTTATCGGTATGGGAGAGAAATTAGATCAACTTGAGATCTTTCACCCAGACAGATTAGCTCAAAGAATTCTTGGAATGGGTGATATTCTCACTCTTGTAGAAAAAGCACAGGACAATATAGACGAAAAAGAAGCTGAAAGACTTGCCTTAAAACTTCAAAAGGAAGATTTTACATTTGATGATTTCAAATCTCAAATTCAGCAGATAAAAAAAATGGGTTCTATTAAATCCATATTAAAACTTATGCCAGGCATTGGAAACAAAGTTGAAGGACTCGATATTGATGAGAATGCATTTATAAAGATTGAAGCAATCATCAATTCTATGACAAAAAGAGAAAGAGCAAAACCTTCAATATTAAATGGATCTAGGAAACTAAGAATTGCAAAAGGAAGTGGTAGATCTGTGCAAGAAGTAAACCAGCTTTTAAAGCAATTCGATCAAATGAATAAAATGATGAGACAATTTAGAAAGATAGGTTTTGGAAAATTGGCCGGTAAAATGTTCGGTCAAGGTGGAATGCCATTTTAAAACCATGTAGTGATATTCACGGATTAGTCCCCGTAATATCGTAATGCAAAAAAACTAAGGAGGAAGAATTGGTTAAACTCAGACTAGCAAGATTGGGTAGAAAGAAAAGACCTTTCTACAGAGTTGTTGCAGTAGACTCAAGAGACAGAAGAGACGGTGCTGTTATTGACAAAATCGGTACATACAATCCTGTATGTGGAGCTTCTGAAGTTCAAACTGTAATTGATCATGAAAAAGCTATCAAGTGGCTTCTTACTGGTGCTCAACCAAGTGAAACAGTTAAATCTCTTTTTAGCACTGAAGGTATCATGCTCAAGTATGATATGATTAAAAGAATCAAAAGAGAATTTGTGGACAACAAATGGAAAGCTGTTAGAGACGAGAATGGTAATCTTGTAAGAAAGTTTACTGATGAAGAAGTTGAAAAAGCATTCACTGAGTGGCAAAAAGTTCAAGTAGCTAAAAAAGAAAGAATTATCGCTAAAAAAGAGAATAAACTTTCTAAAAAAGCTAAAGCAAAACTTGCGAAAGAATCTGAAGGTAAATAATGATCACTAATCCAGATGAATTCATATGCGTTGGTGTTTTGGGTAAAACTTATGGTAACAAGGGAAAACTTAACGTTGTTTCCATGACATCTTTTCCGGAAAGATTTTCTGAAATGAAAACCCTCTTTCTTACAAAAGATTCAGCTATACCCAAAAACGTTGATGTAGAAAATTTTGAATTTGTTAGTGGTAAAATTTGTGTAAAAATTTCCGGTATAGATACTATGAGTGAAGCTGAAAAGCTTACTGGTTATAGAATCATGATCCATAATTCAGAAAAATTTGAACTCCCTGAGGATTATACATATATCGACGATTTGATTGGATGTCAAGTTGAAGATAATGGTAACAATATTGGTGAGATCATTGATGTTGAAGATATGGGAACAAATGATATCTATGTAGTCAGTTTAAATGGTGAAATTTATAGAATTCCGGTTATCAGCGAATTTGTTAAAGAGATTATCCCCGAGAAAAAGTTAGTTAAAGTCGAACTAATTCCGGGAATGTTACCTGATGAAAGTTGATATTATCTCTGCTGTTCCGCAAATGCTGGACAGTTTGCTGTACAATTCCATATTGCAGAGAGGAATTGACAGAAAGATCATTGAAATAGTAGTTCATAACCTAAGAGACTGGACAACAGATAAGCATAAAATTATCGATGACACACCTTATGGTGGTGGTCCTGGAATGATTTTGAAAGCAGATATTGTTTCAAAAGCGATTAGAGATTTAAGAAAAAGTAACTCTCTGGTGATATATACATCTCCAAGAGGTAAGACTTTTAATCAAAACCTAGCTAGAGAAATGTCCACTTACGAACATTTAATTATTTTATGCGGACATTACAAAGGAATGGATGAAAGAGCTATGAAGTCTGTAGATATGGAAATATCTGTAGGTGATTATATTCTTTCAGGTGGGGAAATCCCTGCTACATTAATTTGCGATGCAGTACTAAGGTTAGTTCCTGGTGTTATGAGCGATATAGAGTCCGCTAACGGAGATTCTTTTGAAAATATACTTTTAGATTGTGCGTATTATACAAGACCGTATGATTTTGAAGGTGAAAAAGTTCCGGATATACTCTGCAGCGGAAATCATAAAGAGATTGAGAAATGGAGACTTCAGGATTCCATAGAAATTACGAAATCCAGAAGACCTGATCTTTATGAACTCTATAAGATGAGTTTAAAAAATAAAAATAGTTAGGAGTTATGTTAAATGAATAAGGTTGATACATACACAACCGAGCAGGTTAGAACTGACATACCTCATTTCCACTCTGGTGATACACTTGATGTTTATCTAAAAGTGACTGAAGGTACAAAAGAAAGAATCCAGGTTTTCTCTGGTGTTGTTATTCAGGTTAAAGGTTCAGGCGTTTCTAAGACTTTTACTGTTAGAAAAATTTCTAATGGTGTTGGTGTTGAAAGAATCTTCCCTATGAATTCTCCAAAGATTGAAAAAGTTGTGAGAGTTAAAGAAGGTAGAGTTAGAAGAGCTAGAATCTACTATCTTAGAGACCTTAGAGGTAAAGCTGCTAGAATCAAAGAAGTTAGAAGACCTCAAAACTAGTATAAATAGCCCGATTTTTCGGGCTTTTTTTATAAAGAACTTTCTAATACTGCTTATATTCATAAATAAGAGATATTTATTCAAGTGAATTCATATCGAATCTTTCAATTATTTTTACTCTTCTTTCAAAAATTATTTACAAAATACGATTAATTATTATCTGATATTCTTTTTCTAAAACAGAAATTTAATTAAATGCTCATATTTCAATATAAATAATTGGCATATCTTAATTATGATTGGTAATAGAGGAACATTAAAAGGGATTGAATGACTGAAATAAATAAAACTAAAATCAGACAATGTAATTTTCAAAATTCAGTAAATTCAACAATAAATCATTATTTGTTAAAACCTGTTTTAGGAATATTTAATAGGTATATTTTTAGAAAGGATCTTTTATGAAAATATTTATTTTGACAATTGTAGTTTTTATTCTTTTTTCTTTCATAGCAATTTTGGTAAGTAGTTGTACTAAAATGGGTGTGAAACCTGATAAGAAGTCTATTAGTGATCTAAGTTTTTCTGATAATTATAACATTGATAAAAAACAATTTCAGAACAGAAGGCCAGAACTTGTTGATGATATGAGAAAAAGACTAATGAATTTCACAAGCATAATGAAATTTCTATTTGCTGACAAACCAGATGACACTAAACCAAAAAATCTTCCAGTAATAAAACCTGATTTTGTTGATTTCATGAACACAAATGATCAAATAAAAGCTATTTGGCTTGGTCATTCAAGTTTCATATTAAATATAAGTGGAAAAGTGATTCTCGTAGATCCTGTATTTTCTACCTCTGCATCACCAGTAAATTTTATGGTCAAACGATTTATTGAACCAGTCGCTAAATTGGAGGATCTACCAGATGTAGATGTGATTCTCATTTCTCATGATCATTATGATCATCTAGATATGGAAGTCGTTAAATTCTACAAAGATAAAGATAATATCTTTATCACTCCTCTTGGAATTGGAAGTTATTTGAAGGGTTGGGGTATTACTGATGATAGGATTTTTGAAACTGATTGGTGGGGTACTGTTTCATATAATGGTTTGAATTTCGTGGCAACGCCTGCACAACATTTCTCAGGAAGAGGATTAAGCTCAAATGTTACATTATGGGCTTCTTGGATTATTCAAAAAGGAAAATCAAAAATTTTTTACAGCGGTGATTCTGGTTATGATATTCATTTTAAGCAAATTGGAAATATGTTTGGTCCATTTGATGTAGCATTTATAGAATGTGGACAATACAATGAAAAATGGAGGGAAGTTCATATGCTTCCAGAAGAATCAATTATGGCTTTTGAAGATCTTAATGCTAGAAAATTGTTCCCAGTTCACTGGGGGATGTTTGAACTTTCCAGCCATAGTTGGAATGAGCCAATAATGAAAGTATATGAAGCTTCAATTGCTAAGAATTTTGAACTTGTTGCACCGATGATTGGCGAAGTGGTAAATTTAGAGAATACATATGAAGTTACTAAATGGTGGGAAGTGCCTTCTTTGGCAACAGAAGAGGAGTTAATTATCCAGAGATAAATCCTCTGGAACTTTAGAGAATCGTCGTATGAGACATCACAATGTTAATTTAAATAAAAATGACAGATTTTTGAAATAATTCTGATACTAAAAATGCTCATAATAATATTAATATTGTATCTCCTTAATTAATTTCATAAATTTATTAGGTAAATCAAAACATAAATTGAGGTGACAAAATGAAAAAGCTACTGATAGCATTTGCAATGCTTTTACTTCTTTTAGCATTCTCTTGCTCTGACGATGATAAAAAAGATGGAACTAAAACCTCTACTGTCTCTGATGAAAATCAAGAGGAAGTTGCTATTCAAGTTACTGGTCAAGTTGATGATTCCTTTAATCAGTTAGCTATGGCAACGAATGGATTACAAGGTAATTTTTATTTTGCAAAATCTGGTGATGGAAAAAATCCTCCCGAGTATTGGGAGTCAATTGGTGATGGCTGGTATCAGTATACAGGAGAATATTTTGGAGAAAATTTCGTATACAAAACCAGATACTCTCCAGACATTTGGGCTACTCAAAATCCAAATTATGACGATGTTACTAAGTTTGAAAGTATTTTAGGTTACGAATATGAAATAAATTATAATGGATCAACTGTTTCTTCTGGTTTCAATTGGGAAACGATGTGTGAATACGAAGATGAGTTCAGGAATAGTGTTAACGGTTATAACAATTTAAGTTCTTATGCTTCAAATAGTTATGAAGATTATAATTTTCACTGGAATATCACGTTCGATGGTGTTAGCATAGAACCAGACGATTACACATCGCATTTCATTATGGATTGTACATACCCTTATTATGATGGACAAGGTCAAGATTTACTTTATACTGAAATCGATGGGGAATTTAAATTTGCAGCTGATGGAACAGGCGTACTAAGTGAGACTGAACAGTATCTTGCAGGGACTGTAAAAAGTAACAATATATTGTTCATCAAATACTATAGTAACGGCTCTAGTTTTTGGTATACACTGGAACTGGATGATTTTGCTTCTCAATATCCATGGTATCCATGGTACGGTGTAAAAGAATAGCTTCAATTAGCTAAGCGATAGTTCTAAAAAAACCACTCATGAAATGGGTGGTTTTTTTTAATGCTCTTCAGTTCTATTTTAGAAAAACATAATTTAAGATAAATACTGTTTCATCCTTTTAAGAAGTTTCAATTATCACGCTCTAATCATATAAACAATTTTTTTAATTTTTTTGAAATGATCATTATCTCATAATATTACCCCATTTGAATAGTAAAAATCAAATTTTACAGCATCTATAAAAAATATATTTTTTTTGTAGTAAAGTTGATCTTCGTTCTACTAATAAGAAAAATAGGAGTAAAAAATGCAAAATGACACAAAGGAAAAAATTAAATACTACACTTTTATAGTAGTAGTACTGGCTATTCTCATTATTGATTTAGCCAAAAATGGTAAATTAGATTATGGAGTACAAACAATTCTCTTCTTTGGTCTTGGATTAACATTGGTTGGTAAAACTTCATTGAAAAAACCACAGGCAAAATATAATAAATTGATTGTATCAATTTTAATTATATTACTATTATTGGGAATTATATTATCATTTACAATGTAGTGGCGGAAAAACATGAGTAAAGTTGATCAGGCTTATTTCCTCAATCAAATTAACGAAAACTCTGGAATAATACATAAAATATGTAGAATTTATTCTAATTCGTTACTTGAGTCTGAGGAATTGAAACAGGAAATTATTTTCCAACTTTGGAAATCGTATCCTTCCTATGAAAATAAAGCCAAATTTAGTACCTGGATGTACAAAATTTCTTTTAACACTGCTATTGCTGGAATAAGAAGAAA
This Candidatus Delongbacteria bacterium DNA region includes the following protein-coding sequences:
- the trmD gene encoding tRNA (guanosine(37)-N1)-methyltransferase TrmD, with amino-acid sequence MMKVDIISAVPQMLDSLLYNSILQRGIDRKIIEIVVHNLRDWTTDKHKIIDDTPYGGGPGMILKADIVSKAIRDLRKSNSLVIYTSPRGKTFNQNLAREMSTYEHLIILCGHYKGMDERAMKSVDMEISVGDYILSGGEIPATLICDAVLRLVPGVMSDIESANGDSFENILLDCAYYTRPYDFEGEKVPDILCSGNHKEIEKWRLQDSIEITKSRRPDLYELYKMSLKNKNS
- the rpsP gene encoding 30S ribosomal protein S16, whose translation is MVKLRLARLGRKKRPFYRVVAVDSRDRRDGAVIDKIGTYNPVCGASEVQTVIDHEKAIKWLLTGAQPSETVKSLFSTEGIMLKYDMIKRIKREFVDNKWKAVRDENGNLVRKFTDEEVEKAFTEWQKVQVAKKERIIAKKENKLSKKAKAKLAKESEGK
- the rplS gene encoding 50S ribosomal protein L19, which codes for MNKVDTYTTEQVRTDIPHFHSGDTLDVYLKVTEGTKERIQVFSGVVIQVKGSGVSKTFTVRKISNGVGVERIFPMNSPKIEKVVRVKEGRVRRARIYYLRDLRGKAARIKEVRRPQN
- a CDS encoding MBL fold metallo-hydrolase; translated protein: MKIFILTIVVFILFSFIAILVSSCTKMGVKPDKKSISDLSFSDNYNIDKKQFQNRRPELVDDMRKRLMNFTSIMKFLFADKPDDTKPKNLPVIKPDFVDFMNTNDQIKAIWLGHSSFILNISGKVILVDPVFSTSASPVNFMVKRFIEPVAKLEDLPDVDVILISHDHYDHLDMEVVKFYKDKDNIFITPLGIGSYLKGWGITDDRIFETDWWGTVSYNGLNFVATPAQHFSGRGLSSNVTLWASWIIQKGKSKIFYSGDSGYDIHFKQIGNMFGPFDVAFIECGQYNEKWREVHMLPEESIMAFEDLNARKLFPVHWGMFELSSHSWNEPIMKVYEASIAKNFELVAPMIGEVVNLENTYEVTKWWEVPSLATEEELIIQR
- the rimM gene encoding 16S rRNA processing protein RimM, which codes for MITNPDEFICVGVLGKTYGNKGKLNVVSMTSFPERFSEMKTLFLTKDSAIPKNVDVENFEFVSGKICVKISGIDTMSEAEKLTGYRIMIHNSEKFELPEDYTYIDDLIGCQVEDNGNNIGEIIDVEDMGTNDIYVVSLNGEIYRIPVISEFVKEIIPEKKLVKVELIPGMLPDES
- the ffh gene encoding signal recognition particle protein; amino-acid sequence: MFEDLSNKLEGVFKRIKGQHRISESNVKEALREVRVALLEADVNFIVVKNFIKRVTEKAVGTEVLSKVAPGQQIIKIINDELIAILGGESNEITFSKSGPTILMMAGLQGSGKTTHTAKIATFIRKKYKKKPLMVAADIYRPAAIDQLITLGKQLSIPVFSDGVKDVVDIAKGALQYANENKLDFIIIDTAGRLHIDDDMMNELVRLKEFVNPTEILFVADSMIGQDAVTTAKEFHDRLNFDGIILTKMDGDARGGAALSIKEVTGKPIKFIGMGEKLDQLEIFHPDRLAQRILGMGDILTLVEKAQDNIDEKEAERLALKLQKEDFTFDDFKSQIQQIKKMGSIKSILKLMPGIGNKVEGLDIDENAFIKIEAIINSMTKRERAKPSILNGSRKLRIAKGSGRSVQEVNQLLKQFDQMNKMMRQFRKIGFGKLAGKMFGQGGMPF
- a CDS encoding CotH kinase family protein, which codes for MRYLIVLIIMIQISLFSKDVINSYFIKINEDDLNSLYENPYLDTYYQAKIKLENGSYHDCKVRFRGGSSRPLPKKSWKIKFSDLNEEFKVKEFNFNAEYRDSSLMRNYLSMKLFDKMGLIVPEISYCKLYVNNNYMGLFNDVENIDDVFFEKRDIKLSSLYKAIDHGGNFSPIINRTNLLTSWDKKEGQDFNYIDIQRLLNRLYKNFDENDSLEVDFFDDVIFSDQVLSYFAVVSAIVSLDCADKNLFLYFTEDGKAGIVPWDNDATWGNTWEGYFNEYFSQHKWNSAVRVNSLLMILLKNEDLLTRFKDKLLEIVNIKFDEIENIMIANHSFIYEEAVNDTSQVGDEGSFNRSISDLSSFISNRKQYINELNIEVDFLSHSKCYKSEDNQKLIFNISSKKLPANSVNLKLIKNYDQIDFNTGPYIENFVMYDDGLHDDFLEGDNIFGVSIPYENLGDKKYPYFFNTGDYNFPAHGSFYMSILQFPLNSFEKGLEEKLNDLEFIEMKNSGLHYYFKMRNNSNSIINLDLFNITSKSSLFFQFPRGSRISSNETIILSTEVIEQDSYFSDKFFNIPFEFADDDSIYISVLNNSLKKGFSLNDLLSNNNNSAGLVITEINYKSSSSFDCEDWIEIYNNSNELIDLERIRVSNMSNSFFYSFEENSFLEPYSYVIVCKNLVSFNNQYSTEEIDVFEADISLDSEGDDLILVDDFGNLIDFVPYRSTFPWPENSLGTGGTIELLNPNDDNQKGPNWRSSKIMGGTPGEKYLVGDAVNIVINEINYHSNENYNTEDWIEIFNNSCFSRNLNGFYLTDSQDDNIFVFPSGIVLDPKTFFVVCKDSLLFKSKVGNISNFI